From Mesorhizobium sp. Pch-S:
TGGCCTCCCGCTTCCAGGCCCATGTCATTGGCGTCCATGCCGAAGCGCTGCCGATGCCATACACCTCGGCCACAGGCTTCCCGGACACCGAATTCATGCAGGTCTCCGCTGACCTCAACAAGGAGCGCTCGGCGAAGCTGCGGACCGTCTTCCAGAAGAAACTGCAACCTTCCGGCCTCTCCTTCGAATGGCGGGCGGAGGAGACGTTTTCAGGCGACAGTGCACTCTCCAGCCTCGCCAGCGTACGCACCGCCGACATTGTGGTCGCGGCGCAACGCGATGCCGACAGCGACACCAACGCCGATATCGGGTCACTCGTCTACGATGCGGGCCGGCCGGTGCTCGTGGTACCGCACGCCGGGCCGATTGCCGCCAGTTTCCGCCATGTGATGCTGGCCTGGAACGGCAGCCGCGAGGCAGCCCGCGCTGCCTTTGATGCCCTGCCCTTCATGATCGAAGCCGAAAAGGTCGAGTCTTCGTGGTCGATCCCGGCGAGGACAGCGACGAGGAAGGACTGGGAGGAGCCGGAATTGCTGCGGCACTGACCCGTCATGGCGTGAAGGCCAGTGTGGCGACAAGGCAGGCAAAGGGCGGCACCATCGAGGACGCCGTACAGAACCGCCTGATAGAGACCGGAGCAGACCTGATCGTCATCGGGGCCTACAGTCATTCCTGGCTGCACCGGCTGCTCTATGGCGGTGTGACAAGAACCGTGCTGCGCTCCTCGCCGGTGACGGCCTTCCTGTCCCGGTGATGCCGACGTCACAGGCTGACCCGTTATATCGAAGACCAGATCAGTTCAGTCTTGGCATCACCTTCCCACGCTGCTTTTTGAATCAGACCCACAAGGGTGCTGAATTCCTTTGATAGGCCCTGAGCGCTTGCAGTGCCGGACACACATCGACGTCAAGGTTCGGCACACCGCTGATTGCCTTTGGACATGCCGATAGGCACACTATGGGGGTGACGAAGAAGGACAACCATGACACCTACATAGCTGCCGCACCGGAGCAGCTTCGTGCCATGTTGGGTCAACTGCGTGTGCGGCTAGCGCGGGCACTACCAGACGCCGAAGAGGTCATTAAGTACGACATGCCGGGATTTCAGATCGGAGAAACGATCATCGTGGGCTATGCTGCC
This genomic window contains:
- a CDS encoding DUF1801 domain-containing protein is translated as MTKKDNHDTYIAAAPEQLRAMLGQLRVRLARALPDAEEVIKYDMPGFQIGETIIVGYAAFSKQCGLYVDPGAIAAHADEIASLKLKASKTGVTFSGNRPVPDKLVEKLATSSRSKKGL
- a CDS encoding universal stress protein, whose amino-acid sequence is MATRQAKGGTIEDAVQNRLIETGADLIVIGAYSHSWLHRLLYGGVTRTVLRSSPVTAFLSR
- a CDS encoding universal stress protein, whose amino-acid sequence is MPFKTIVAIVQSEQDAERVLDGAIALASRFQAHVIGVHAEALPMPYTSATGFPDTEFMQVSADLNKERSAKLRTVFQKKLQPSGLSFEWRAEETFSGDSALSSLASVRTADIVVAAQRDADSDTNADIGSLVYDAGRPVLVVPHAGPIAASFRHVMLAWNGSREAARAAFDALPFMIEAEKVESSWSIPARTATRKDWEEPELLRH